One Candidatus Brocadiaceae bacterium genomic window, CCAGCGTGTCTTCGAGCACGGCGACGTCGGACTCGGCGCGGGCGCGCTGCGCCGGGGCGAGACCGCCGACGACCGACGGCAGGATGGCGGCCGCCAGGACCGCCAGCACGACGGCAACGACCATCAGCTCGATCAGCGTGAAGCCGGCGGCCGCCGAACGTCCCGAGCGCTCAAGGGCCCGCCGGACGGCGGCCGCGCCTCGCAGCCGGCCCTCTGCATCGTCTCGCATCATCATGTCGCGTCCTCCACGGTTAACGGAGCGCTGCGCTCATCTTGAAGATCGGCAGCACCAGGGCCACGATGAGGAAGGCAACAATCGCCGCCACGACCAGGATGAGGGCCGGTGCCAGCAACGAGGTCATCACCCTGGTCAGCGCGGTGGCCTCGCGGTCGTGCGTCTCGGCCACCCGCATGAGCATCTGGTCCAGCCGGCCCGTCTCCTCGCCGACGGCCACCATCTGAACGGACAGCGGCGGGAAGACGCCCGTCGACTTCATCAGGCCGGCCAGGGAGTCGCCCTCCTGCACCTGCTGTGCCACCTTCCCCACGGCCTCGGCCATGACGGCGTTCCCCACCGCCTGCCGCACAACCCGCAGCGACTCGACCATGGGGACGTCCGCATGGACCAGCACGCCCAGGAACCGCGCGAACCGGCCGATCGCCACGTGGCGCGTCAGGCGTCCGAGCACTGGGAGCCGCAGCTTCATCCCGTCCCACGCACGCCGGAACCCGGGTCGTCTGCGGATCACGCGCACCGCGAAGGCGCCGGCCGCCAGCCCGGCCAGGATTGCCCACCAGAGGCGGGCCACGAAGTCGGACAGCCAGCAGAGGATCCGCGTCGGCACGGGAAGCCGCGTCCCGATGCCCTCGAACATAACCTCGAGTCGGGGGACGACGAAGACGATCAGGACGACGGCCGAAGCCACCCCCAGCAGCAGCACCAGCGCCGGGTACGCCATGGCGGCCGTCACCTCGCCTCGGATCTCGTCCTGCCGCTCAAAGAGGTCGGCCAGCCGCGCGAGCACCTCGTCCAGCGCGCCCCCCGCCTCGCCCACCCGCACCATGCTGACCATGACGTCGGGGAACAGCTCCGGGTAGTCCGACAGGGCATCGCTGAGGCTGCGCCCGGCCTTGACCGAGTCGAGGATGGCGCACAGCACCCGCCGTGAGCGGTCGTCGTCCGCCTGCTCGATCAGGACCTCCATGCTGCGGATCAGGGGCACGCCGGACGCGCAGAGCGTCGCCAACTGGCGGCAGAGCGGCGCCAGACGCAGCACGCCGCGCCGCAGGCGGACGCCGCCCGTGACGCGGGCCTCTTTGCGGCCCTCCTCGCGCAGTTCCACCACGTGCCAGCCGCCGGCCAGAAGCCGCTCGATCGCCTCCCGCCGGCCCGGCGAGGACACCGTGCCGGAACGGCGCTCCCCGGTGCGGTTCACGGCTGTATACACATACGCCGGCATCTGGATCACC contains:
- a CDS encoding type II secretion system F family protein; the protein is MPAYVYTAVNRTGERRSGTVSSPGRREAIERLLAGGWHVVELREEGRKEARVTGGVRLRRGVLRLAPLCRQLATLCASGVPLIRSMEVLIEQADDDRSRRVLCAILDSVKAGRSLSDALSDYPELFPDVMVSMVRVGEAGGALDEVLARLADLFERQDEIRGEVTAAMAYPALVLLLGVASAVVLIVFVVPRLEVMFEGIGTRLPVPTRILCWLSDFVARLWWAILAGLAAGAFAVRVIRRRPGFRRAWDGMKLRLPVLGRLTRHVAIGRFARFLGVLVHADVPMVESLRVVRQAVGNAVMAEAVGKVAQQVQEGDSLAGLMKSTGVFPPLSVQMVAVGEETGRLDQMLMRVAETHDREATALTRVMTSLLAPALILVVAAIVAFLIVALVLPIFKMSAALR